In Microscilla marina ATCC 23134, a single window of DNA contains:
- a CDS encoding cell surface protein, with product MKKLIKKIYLGLAATAFISCLNASTAVGQSQPSSSSVKWINHNSRIVIQANDDGSNHDEGIQFGAGGSSGSSLPYRQIMRLRYNGNVGIGTGNPAERLHVEGRMRVGGSNAGLWIEAGTHDWFVGRTHNSGSALRFYNNGDQMTLSADGRLSLGISTATASNSLAKFTVKSGDIHLEGGAFSSHGTLNFRPDTDNSGDDAIVFKNNAETETMRIHTNNNVGIGTNNPLAKLHVNGTAKLAGALTGTSANFSGSVQANSLTLNVGSFPDYVFAKNYDLMPLEQVEAYINAHHHLPKVPKAAKVEKEGMNVAQINVLLVEKVEELTLHLIEQNKQMKQMQQKMQALEKKVQNLKK from the coding sequence ATGAAGAAATTAATAAAAAAAATATATCTCGGATTGGCAGCTACTGCCTTTATTTCATGTTTGAATGCAAGTACGGCTGTTGGTCAAAGTCAACCTAGCAGCTCAAGTGTAAAATGGATTAACCATAACTCAAGAATTGTGATTCAAGCCAATGATGATGGCTCAAACCACGATGAGGGAATACAGTTTGGTGCAGGTGGTAGCAGTGGCAGTAGCTTACCTTACCGACAAATTATGCGTTTGCGATACAATGGAAACGTGGGAATTGGTACTGGCAACCCAGCAGAAAGACTTCATGTAGAAGGACGTATGCGTGTTGGGGGTTCTAATGCTGGATTATGGATAGAAGCTGGCACCCACGACTGGTTTGTTGGACGTACTCATAACAGTGGTTCGGCGCTAAGGTTTTATAATAATGGCGACCAAATGACCTTGAGCGCCGATGGGCGATTGAGCTTAGGTATTAGTACTGCCACGGCAAGCAATAGCTTGGCAAAGTTCACCGTAAAGTCGGGAGATATTCATTTGGAAGGCGGGGCTTTTAGTAGCCACGGTACGCTCAACTTTCGCCCCGATACTGACAACAGCGGAGACGATGCCATTGTGTTTAAAAACAATGCCGAGACAGAGACCATGCGTATTCATACCAACAACAACGTGGGCATTGGCACGAACAACCCTTTGGCAAAACTGCACGTGAATGGCACCGCCAAATTAGCAGGTGCTTTGACAGGTACTTCGGCTAATTTTAGCGGCAGCGTACAAGCCAACAGCCTCACCCTCAATGTAGGTTCTTTTCCTGATTATGTGTTTGCCAAAAACTATGATTTGATGCCACTTGAGCAAGTAGAGGCTTATATCAACGCCCACCATCATTTGCCCAAAGTGCCCAAGGCAGCTAAGGTAGAGAAAGAAGGCATGAACGTGGCACAAATCAATGTATTGTTGGTAGAAAAAGTAGAGGAACTTACCTTGCACTTGATTGAGCAAAACAAGCAAATGAAACAAATGCAGCAGAAAATGCAAGCATTAGAAAAGAAGGTTCAAAATTTAAAGAAATAA